taaagtattatatataaGGTTGACCAATAAGTCAGTATagcaaataatttattttgtaaaataaaagttctaataattttcttaatgttAGTCAATTCACAGGTGTTTTCCTGTCAGTTATCTACTCATCCCAGCTTCCATTTTCATGAGATTCTTTCCATCGAATACGTATTTCGTTGAGAAATAAATTGAAATCCTAATTTTTATACTACTTTCCTGATATTCGTTAGCATCTTATTGCAAGAGCTGGCACATGAACATTTTTAGCAAATTGGAAAGATGCTTGTAGAGTTTTGATTGTATCAGTGAATgaatattgtaatatttgatatttgCTAATGGAAGCATCTTTTCTGAAGGCTCGCAGGGCATTTAGGGCTCTAAAAGGCATAATAAGGTTGCAAGCACTTATTCGTGGGCACCTAGTTAGGAGACAAGCAGTTGTTACATTATGCTGTATGTATGGGATTGTAAAGTTTCAAGCACTTGCCCGTGGACTAAAGATTAGGAAGTCTAATGTTGGATTTGAAATCCATCAGAAGTGCGGTCTGTTTAAGCCTCTGGTACTGTTCTCTAAGAATGTGTAAATTATCAATGATTTATCATCTCATTTCTATTGTTTAAGGTGTTTTTCTGATTACGTGCATTAATAATGTACCTGACTatatagattaaattaaaacaaaatggtCCAATTAAATGTAGACATTTAAAACGAGGtacttttgaattaaatattactagatTCAGGATGACCTCTTATCAcgcattacatttttttttgtagctAAACTTGTTAAGAATTgtgttcttcaattttttttgccTCTTATTGAGCTGTATAGAATGTAATAATGGGACAAAtgaataatatgtatttatcaAATGAGGTGTGAAATTTCTAATGACTTTCTTTTATGGTGGATTGTTCACCAATCAGGTATTGTTAGCACCAAGTTCATGACTGAATCATGTAGAGATACAGAAGGAAGGATTATTTTGTGTAATAAATCTTCTGGAAAAATTACAAAAGGGGAATTCTTGGTAAATATGGGAACCTTTAATCACTCCATTGGTCAATGATGCTCAAAAACTTATAATAGAGGTTTATGAATAGCGAATTATGACCTAGCAACTTCAGTGATTAATTATTCCTAAATTGTAAGTAGGTTTACCAAGAATTccgttttctattctttttggTCAGCCAAAGACAATATTATACAAAAAGGGATACCCAAAGCATGTACAAATACAAGAGGCCAGTGTCCTGTGATGTTAATACTATAACATCCCAACCAtaattccttttttttgtttatttttctttcttttctattattCTTGGTGCTGAGATTTTTCCCTCTGTGTTATGCATTTGTGCTTCAGGAGGGCAAACTTGGTGAGCCGGTTGGTATTTCcacaaaaatttcaaagttgTCTGCAAATACTTTCATCCGTAAGGTAACTTTAACTATGCCATGAATGagatacaaatatttatttttgagttTGGCGTGTTCTGGATGGAGTCCATTTGTGATTGAACAGTACTATAAATTTTGAGGTGACAATACTATAGTTTTAAACTTGAAAGGATACTTTAGATCCCCTTGGTTAATAGAACAGCAGGGTACTTTTCTCTATTGTTTTTTTAGTAAGTGGAACCGTCTAATTGCTCTCAACTGTAGAGGATTTCAAATTGGGATACAAACATAAGTTATCTTTTATTTCTCAAGAATGtggtatttctttttctttatcaatgGAGTGATGAAATCTGATGTTCAGAAAGGTGAAAGAATTACACGTCTTTTGTTTCTAAAACTGACTATTGGTATCCTTGAGCATGAGGCTAAGCCAGAAAGGGCTTTACATTACTTTAAAACCTGTGCTTTTGTATATTTTACAAGTTTATACATGAACATGTTTACATTTTCTCTAAGTGGATGTCATTATGTTCAATTGTCTTAccataaattttactttagttAAATCTGAACCTCGAATTAAAAGGGTTTCTTCTATCAAATTTGTGTTTTGATCTGTTTTACTCAAATTGAGCTAGTGAAAATTTGGGCTTCTTGTTTCAGCTTCTTGCTTCATCAATTACAATAATGGCCCTGCGCTTGCAATATGTTAGTGGAGATCCAAATTCAGTGTTAAGCTGGTTGGAGCGCTGGTCATTATCTTGCTTTTGGAAACCAGTTTCCCAACCTAAGAAAATTCGAGACTCTAAATCTCAGAGAAAGCAGGGTAATATTTCAAATGGAGAAGTTCAAATTTCCAAGTCAAGACGCACTAACAGGAAGCTTCCTGTTGCTAGTTTTGAACCAGTCCCAGTGCAAACAAATCCTGAATTTGAGAAACCAAAACGTAATTTCAGGAAAACACCATACCAGGTGTCAGATCCAGAGCAAGACAATCCACAAAGTGAGCTTGAAAAGGTTAAACGTAACTTGAGAAAGATTCATAACCCTGTTGTTGAGAGTGCTGTTCAGCCAGAAGTTGAGTCTGAGACTCTAAAGCAGCATTTGGAAATCACGACAGTCATTCCAGGTAATGCTGGTTCAGAACAAGTGATCGTTACTTCTGAGGAAAAGATCAAGAAGGAAGAAACTTTGACTATCTCCGATGTGCCTGATATTGAAATTACTCCAAGACCATCGGTTAACAAGGAAGTGTCTGACATTCCAAGTAATTATCAAGTGTCTGTAGAATCTGAACCCTTGTCAGAGACAATTACTAAAGATAGAAACACTTCTCGTGATGAAGTTCGAAATGGGCTAGGCAATCTACCAGAGGCTATTTTTAAAGAAGACAACTCCCTATTAACAAATGGAGATTTGAGTCATAAAGATCTGACAGGTAATGAAAACCAGAAACCTACCCGTAAAGCATCAAATTTGACGAAACAGGAGAATGGGGAAGATGGCTTAAAGAATAGTCCAAAAGTACCAAGTTATATGGCAGCAACTGAATCCGCCAAGGCAAAGTTGAGGGCACTAGGGTCAGGATCCCCGAGGTCTGGAGAAGATGGAACTGAGAAAAACAACAACACTGCTGGTTCTGGGAGACATTCTCTGCCATCTTCAACTGGCAACAAGATTAGTTCGCAATCACCTAGGACACAGAGATCAGTTCCAGCAGGTGGCAAAGGGAGTAAAAAAAGTGACAGATCAATAGCATCTTCTAAAGGAGGGAATGGTATGACATAGTCCTTCACACATCTAGGAATTTGACAATGTCACGTTATGATTCACCCAGAAAATTACCATTTTTCGAAGAGTTTTAAAACTGAATTGTTAGTTTAAAGACACTTATCCAATCTCAAGTTTGATGAATGTCGCTGAGAAAGTTTCTTGTACTCTATACTTATAGTTTAGTGTCTTAACCGCTTATTCCAAAAGAAACAATCAACTTAGCAGAAGTGAAGTTATAATTTCCAGAATGAATCTACTATATGCTGGTTGCCTTTGTTTGCTCGTGATTGATAATCTCGTGATTGATAATCATAAACTTGTTTATTCATCTTGCAGGTAAAGTAATTCAAGCAGAGTGGAGGAGGTGAGCAAGGTAACCTTGGTTTTCAGGGATTGAGATGTTGAACATCCTTGAGTCAATGTGATGAAAGTTGATGCAACGATGGGGTCGTTGTATGGCCTGCTTTAACCAGCTTATTTTTCCTGCATTCTGGGTGGTGAGTTGTACAACATAGGTTTTAAGTTTTGCATGCTGCAACGTTACAAGTCTATGCTCTGTTTGTCTTGGCTGTCCATATTGTATTTTTATCTCAGTGTGTGTAATCCTAAACATTATTCGTGTTCCCAAGCTTGTGTTTGGACAAAAATGATCTGGTAACATGAGAAGATTTCTTTAGCCTTCAAGaaacttctttttttatttagtgaAGGAGGGATCACATTGTTACATTTATTGTTGCAAGCCTGTGATGCATGATTAGGGTCTAGCTAGTGTAACTAAAAATACCTTTCAATACAGTGACTTGCTCAATAATATGATCTaccttttattattaatatagaGACTGATATCAATGTAATAGCGGAAgtaacaaaaatgaagaaaaaaaggggATTGTTAACGTTTATATTCAATATTGTTTGTTGTGTGCAAGGATTTCTTCCATAAGCCACTTTAAATGGAGTGAAGCCCAAACTAGTATGAAAAGTAGCGTTGCACTGTagatttcttgtttttctttttcttttgaaaaactatcaaagatCAATTGTAATTGTAAGTAATACGAAGTTGTTCAATTCAAGAGTGGGGAGAAttgatataacttttaaaacatttttccaTTAGCAAattctgaaaatattttttcaaggACTTGATTAAGCAGTTGGGATTTTTGCAAGAACGAAGAAATAGTATAATAGAGataaagaagtaaagattttaCAAGAGATTTTAGGCTAGTTTGAATCAATTGATTTTACATCAAATATGAATCTACTCAaccttaaataatttttttcactatCTTAAAATGCCTATTTTACAATCATATTACTCATGCACTTATACGGAAGATGCACAAGCAACTCCCTTAAACAATGCTCAAGAGAAAGTACTAGAAAAATGTCTATCAaagtattttctaaaatttgtattaGAGTATGATTTAGGTCGATTTTAAAAGGATAAATGTATACTATGTTAGATCTTTAGTGCTTTTTtggtagaaaataaattttgcattttttagtgaaaataaaaattaaaacataatttattagaACTAAAACGGAACAGattataagaaaatgaaatcaaGAAGGTGGAAGGTccattcatatatttaaaaaccaAACAACTCTTATTATCAGAGTTATCTAAAGAGTAAGATTCAAGTTTTAATAGGTAACtggtataattaattaaaccaATAATTTACAGAGTTAAATGTATTTTGTGAAGATGATCTTTACggattttttcaatattttatacattaagTGGGTTTTTTTGTGTCCTTCTCTTCATGCTCCTTTTTCATGGATGGATTGCCGTGTTTATAAAACAGATTCTGACATTCAAGTTAGTAGATATGTCAAATAGTAATTAATGctgtaaaaaataaatgtgtcttatttacttttatggttctattatttatagactaattataaatattgttgATCATTATCTATAAGGTAAGGATGGATTTAATGATCCATTTACCTTTAACACAAATTATGCTAAGTTAAATAATAACACAAGTAGAGTATTATAGATTGTGGTCGAGAAAAAACAAGTCAACATATGGTTGAGTAGGAACTAAACGGCTTGTGGTCGGATAGCATTAGGTATGTACAATacacaaatcaaattaaaatattatttaatctaaTCATCAAATCAAGATTAAGTTGacttataaaattagaaatgcAAATTATAATCTAAAGTGGAAATATGAaatgagagaagagaagaataaacTCAGTATTTAATGATTGTGCAAAACTCGACTTGGATTGTTTGATATTatgaattgataaa
This Vigna angularis cultivar LongXiaoDou No.4 chromosome 4, ASM1680809v1, whole genome shotgun sequence DNA region includes the following protein-coding sequences:
- the LOC108345788 gene encoding protein IQ-DOMAIN 31, producing the protein MGKSPGKWIKTVLFGKKSSRSNMSKGREIVNKREAVVTSNVLENGLALDPNHIEIATNEEDLELENEESEVTLPENQERDSIGPVDPDAPHDPEKIRQEVAAIKAQAAFRGYLARRAFRALKGIIRLQALIRGHLVRRQAVVTLCCMYGIVKFQALARGLKIRKSNVGFEIHQKCGLFKPLEGKLGEPVGISTKISKLSANTFIRKLLASSITIMALRLQYVSGDPNSVLSWLERWSLSCFWKPVSQPKKIRDSKSQRKQGNISNGEVQISKSRRTNRKLPVASFEPVPVQTNPEFEKPKRNFRKTPYQVSDPEQDNPQSELEKVKRNLRKIHNPVVESAVQPEVESETLKQHLEITTVIPGNAGSEQVIVTSEEKIKKEETLTISDVPDIEITPRPSVNKEVSDIPSNYQVSVESEPLSETITKDRNTSRDEVRNGLGNLPEAIFKEDNSLLTNGDLSHKDLTGNENQKPTRKASNLTKQENGEDGLKNSPKVPSYMAATESAKAKLRALGSGSPRSGEDGTEKNNNTAGSGRHSLPSSTGNKISSQSPRTQRSVPAGGKGSKKSDRSIASSKGGNGKVIQAEWRR